GTGTGCGTGGGGCGGCTGTGCCGGCAGAAGGGGCAGGACGTGCTGCTGGCCGCGTGGCCGGACGTCGCGGCGAAGGTGCCCGGGGCCCGGCTGGTGCTGGTCGGCGACGGGCCGGACGGGGAGCGACTGCGGTCCCGGGCACCGGAGTCGGTGCTGTTCGCCGGCGCCGTCGCCGACGCCGTGCCCTGGTACCAGGCCGCCGATCTCGTCGTCCTGCCCTCGCGCTGGGAGGGCATGGCGCTGGCCCCGCTGGAGGCGCTGGCCTGCGGGCGGCCCGTCGTGCTGACCGACGTGGACGGCGCCCGGGAGAGCCTGCCGGCCGCGCTCGCGCCCCGTGCTCTGGTGCCCGCCGAGAACCCGGCGGCGCTGGCCGACGCCGTCGCCGGACTGCTGCTCGACCCGCCGCTGCGCGAGGAGTTCGGCCACCAGGGGCGCCGGCACGTCCTGGCCACGCACGACGTGCGGCGGACGGCCGAGGCGGTCGCGGGCGTGTACCGCGAGCTGCTCACGACCACGGAAGGGGCGCGTGTCGCGCCCCCCGAGTGCAGGGAGTCCATCCTCTCGTGACTGCGGAAAGCACCGTCCCCTCTCCTGGCGTGCAGCCCGGATACTCGCCCGTCTCGGTCATTCCGCGGCGGGAGAGCGGAGCGGGATTCCGGTTCCCCACCCGGCGGCCCCCGGCGCGACCCCTGTCGCCGCTGCCGCTGCTGCTCGCCGACTGCCTGGCCGCGTTCCTCGGCGCGCTGGCCCTGACCGGGGCACAGCGCCGCCCCTTACTGGTCGCCCTGCTGGTCGCGGCGACGATACTGCTGCGCCCGCAGCGCCCGCGCCCGGTGGCGGGCGTGCTGGACGAACTGCCCGTCGTCTGCGGCCGGATCGCGGTGGCCTGGCTGACCCTGGGGGCGCTCGTCGCGGCCTGGCAGCCGGCGCACGCGCTCTCGGCCCGCACCCTGCTCCTGGGGTGCGCGGCGCAGGCCGTGGCCGCCTGCCTCGGCCGCGCTCTCGTGCACCGGCGGCGACGCCGGACGTTGCTGCGCCGGCCGCACGCCGCGCTCGTCATCGGCCCCGCCACGACCGCGCAGCGCGTGGCCGCCGCCGTGCTGCGCCACCCGCGCTGCGGCCTGCGGCCGGTGGGCATCGTGGCCGAGCGCCCCGACGGCTCCGACAGCCCCGACAGCCCCGACGCGCTGCCCGTGCTGACCACCGGTCAGGAGGTGCAGCGGGCCCTCATCCAGAACGGCGTCCGGGACGTCCTGTGCGTCCACCCCGCCGTCCGCACCGTGCAGGGCCCGCTGCTGCGGGCGCTCGCCGAGTCGGACTGCACGGTGTGGGAGGTCGACGCCGACACCCCCTCGTACGCGAGCCGTGAGCAGCTCGCCGGGTTCTCCTGCCGGCGTCTCGACATGGGCGGCCGGCGCCGGGGCGGCATCGGCAAGCGGCTGCTGGACATCGCGGCCTCCGGGACCCTGCTGCTGCTGATCAGCCCGCTGCTGCTGGTGTGCGCGGTGGTGCTGCGGCTGACCGACGGGCCGGGCGTCGTCTTCCGGCAGGAGCGCATCGGCAAGGACGGCCGGCCCTTCACGCTGCTGAAGTTCCGCACCCACCGCCCGGTCGACGAGCACGAGGCGGCGACCCGCTGGAGCGTGGCCGGCGAGCGGCAGATGAACCGCTTCTGCCGCATCCTGCGCCAGACCTCGCTGGACGAGCTGCTCCAGCTGTGGAACGTCCTGTGCGGCGACATGAGCCTGGTCGGGCCGCGCCCCGAACGGCCCTTCTTCGTCGGCGAGTTCAGCCAGACCTACCCCGGCTACGCGGCCCGCCACCGGATGCAGACCGGCATCACCGGCCTCGCCCAGGTGTACGGGCTGCGCGGCGACACCTCGATCGAGGACCGGGCCCGCTTCGACAACGCGTACATCGACAACTGGTCGCTGTGGCAGGACGTCTGCATCCTGCTGCGCACCGCGGCCTCCCTCGTCCGACCGACCGGGAGCTGACCCGCCGATGACCCTCGCCCTGCCCGTGCCGCGCGCCCGGACGCTGTCACCGGTCCTGCCCGTGGTCGCCGTGGTCGCCCTGCTCGGGCTGCCGCTCAACCCCGGCGCCGAGGGCGGCGCCGGGCCGGCCGACGCGCTGTCCGCGCTGGTCGTGCTGTTCTGCGCGGTCCGGCTGCTGCGGCAGCGGCACCGCCCCCTGTCCCGGACGGCCGCCCTGGTCCTCGGGCTGCCGGTCGCCGGGCTCGCGCTCGCCGCGATGGGCGCGTCCTCGCCGGGCGCGGGGCTCACCGGCCTCGGCCGCTACCTCCAGATCTTCGTGCTCGTCCCGGCGGCCGTCGTCCTCCTCGTCCGTGACCGGGCCGGCTTCCGGGTGCTGGCCTGGTCGTTCGTGGGGCTCGCGGGGTGGCAGGGGGCGGTCGGCGTCCATCAGTTCGTCACCGGGACCGGCGCCTCGTACCAGGGCGAGGAGATCCGGGCGGTCGGCACCTTCGGGCCGCAGGACGTGATGGGCATGGCGACCGTCGTGTCGTTCGGCCTGATCTGCGCGGTCGGGCTCGCCCTCGGCCGGACCTCGCTGCGGCAGCGGGCGATCGCCGCCGGCTTCGCGCTCGCGCTGCTGGTGCCGCTCGCGCTGTCCTTCAGCCGGGGCGCGTGGATCGCGACCGCGCTGACCTGCACGATCCAACTGGCCCTCGCCGGACTGCGGCGGGCGCTGAAGGTGGGCGCGGTGGCGGTCGCCGCCGGGGTGATCCTGGTCGGCGGCTTCGGCGTCGGCTCGGCGATGCTCCAGGAACGCATCAGCAGCATCACGCAGGTCGCGGACGCGCCCGACCAGTCGGTCACCGACCGGTACACGATGTGGGCGGCGGCGATCGGCATGTGGCGCGAACAGCCGCTCACCGGCGTCGGGTTGAAGGGTTTCCCCGAACACCGCGACGCGCACGCCTCCCTCGCGCTGTCCTCCGGCAGCGACACCGAGGGCGCCGGCTCGGGCTTCGTCCGGCAGCCGCTGCTCTCCCCGCACAACATGTACCTGCTGGTCCTCGCCGAACAGGGCCTGATCGGACTGCTCGCCCTCGCGGGCGGCTGGCTGGCGCTGCTGGCGTGCGGGCTGCGCGGCTGGTTCCGCGTCCGGCGGAGCGGCCCCGGCCTCGACTGCGCGCTCGTCGCCTGCGGCCTGCTGGTCTGGCAGCTCGTCGACTTCATGTACGCCGACATCGGCGGCCCCTCGACCGTCCTGACCGCCGTCGTCTTCGGGCTGGTGGCCTGGTGGGCACTGGTGGGCGCGGACACCGGCGACACCGGTCGCGGCGCCGACGGCAGCGCCGATGGCAGCGCCGGTCGCGGCATCAGTCGCGAGGAGACCCTCACCCGATGAAACCGACGCCGCCCCCGACCCCCCGCACGAACGACCCCGTCACCATGCCGTCGGCACGCTCCGCCGCGGAGACGGAGGAGCCGACCGAGCGGCCGACCGGGGAGACGGCAACGGCGACGGGGACAGTGGGGGCAGCGGGGGCAGCGGGGACAGCGGGGACAATTGAGCCGACGGCTGGGGAAGTACCCCAGGGGCCCGCCGGCACCGCCCGCCCCACGGCACCCACGGCACCCACGGCACCCACGGCACCCACGGCACCCACGGCCGAACACCCCCCGCCCTCCCGCGGTTTCCTGGCCAAGGCCGCTCTCGTCACCGCCGTGCTCTCCGTCGCCGGGGCGTTGCTCGGGCTGGTGCGGGATCAGGCGCTGGCGCGGCTGTTCGGGGCGGGGAGTGACACCGACGCGTTTCTCGTCGCGTGGACCGTGCCCGAGTTCGCGGCCACGCTGCTCATCGAGGACGGACTGGCGTTCGCGCTGATCCCCGCCTTCAGCATGGCACTGGCCCGCCGCTCCCAGGGCGCCCCCGGCGACCCGGTCCGCGCCCTGGTGGCCGGCACCCTGCCCCGCCTGTCGCTGGCGTTCGTCGCGGTCGGCGCCCTGCTCATCGGCATCGCC
The Streptomyces sp. NBC_01485 genome window above contains:
- a CDS encoding O-antigen ligase family protein, with product MTLALPVPRARTLSPVLPVVAVVALLGLPLNPGAEGGAGPADALSALVVLFCAVRLLRQRHRPLSRTAALVLGLPVAGLALAAMGASSPGAGLTGLGRYLQIFVLVPAAVVLLVRDRAGFRVLAWSFVGLAGWQGAVGVHQFVTGTGASYQGEEIRAVGTFGPQDVMGMATVVSFGLICAVGLALGRTSLRQRAIAAGFALALLVPLALSFSRGAWIATALTCTIQLALAGLRRALKVGAVAVAAGVILVGGFGVGSAMLQERISSITQVADAPDQSVTDRYTMWAAAIGMWREQPLTGVGLKGFPEHRDAHASLALSSGSDTEGAGSGFVRQPLLSPHNMYLLVLAEQGLIGLLALAGGWLALLACGLRGWFRVRRSGPGLDCALVACGLLVWQLVDFMYADIGGPSTVLTAVVFGLVAWWALVGADTGDTGRGADGSADGSAGRGISREETLTR
- a CDS encoding exopolysaccharide biosynthesis polyprenyl glycosylphosphotransferase, with translation MTAESTVPSPGVQPGYSPVSVIPRRESGAGFRFPTRRPPARPLSPLPLLLADCLAAFLGALALTGAQRRPLLVALLVAATILLRPQRPRPVAGVLDELPVVCGRIAVAWLTLGALVAAWQPAHALSARTLLLGCAAQAVAACLGRALVHRRRRRTLLRRPHAALVIGPATTAQRVAAAVLRHPRCGLRPVGIVAERPDGSDSPDSPDALPVLTTGQEVQRALIQNGVRDVLCVHPAVRTVQGPLLRALAESDCTVWEVDADTPSYASREQLAGFSCRRLDMGGRRRGGIGKRLLDIAASGTLLLLISPLLLVCAVVLRLTDGPGVVFRQERIGKDGRPFTLLKFRTHRPVDEHEAATRWSVAGERQMNRFCRILRQTSLDELLQLWNVLCGDMSLVGPRPERPFFVGEFSQTYPGYAARHRMQTGITGLAQVYGLRGDTSIEDRARFDNAYIDNWSLWQDVCILLRTAASLVRPTGS